In Tenebrio molitor chromosome 8, icTenMoli1.1, whole genome shotgun sequence, a genomic segment contains:
- the LOC138137190 gene encoding glutathione hydrolase 7-like isoform X1, whose amino-acid sequence MSSMEDDNSGRSLETRENIPLQKGRKKSLCSCNEDYLSGSKFINTAFGTLTVIITAALLLQIYYGDYQVEPHGSVATDSLECSKIGTSILKNGGNSVDATIASAFCLAVVTPHLTSLDGEGILLVYNHRTRLVPDVINFSGGSTDSRSLPRLVVGLAFVHQMFGSLPWKDLVQPAADLARKGFLIPKMLVQAIREAKTEDLYGRLEAGQLLRLEALSNSLQQIADIPEKELYSRITKDNRPSYGPAVKLTFNEYDIYVPDAPSIGPAFLQNLRHLQTFNFTPSDTTLTEYVYRVAEVTQNLYDTLNLTSRFHEGTSTNVAAMDLDDTYASLTTGLHGMFGSGEITTGGYTLDVGGAPCARLPIIITDANAICGRRLVLGANDAALASQLVMALLVAGENVSTAVEAPRFHILADGSMGIEGAHSPAFDEDVLKYLETLTASPVLEAEPYASSNVVEKVKDDLNSHSDSRGGGIASRF is encoded by the exons ATGTCGTCAATGGAAGATGACAACAGTGGGAGAT CGTTAGAAACTCGGGAGAACATACCGTTACAAAAAGGACGGAAAAAGAGTTTGTGCAGTTGCAATGAAGACTACTTGAGCGGGTCCAAATTCATCAACACCGCTTTCGGTACTTTGACTGTGATCATCACGGCGGCATTGTTGCTGCAGATCTATTACGGGGATTATCAG gTCGAACCGCACGGAAGTGTCGCCACCGACAGTCTCGAGTGTTCCAAAATCGGAACgtctattttgaaaaatggcgGCAATTCAGTCGACGCCACCATCGCGAGCGCCTTTTGTTTGGCAGTGGTCACCCCACACTTGACGAGTCTCGACGG GGAGGGTATCCTGCTCGTGTACAACCACCGGACCAGGCTAGTTCCGGATGTGATCAACTTCAGCGGGGGCAGCACCGACTCGCGCTCGCTTCCGCGGCTGGTGGTGGGTCTGGCGTTCGTCCATCAGATGTTTGGGAGTTTGCCGTGGAAGGATTTGGTCCAACCGGCCGCAGACCTGGCCAG GAAGGGGTTTCTCATCCCTAAAATGCTGGTGCAAGCCATCCGCGAGGCCAAAACTGAAGACCTGTACGGTCGGTTGGAAGCGGGACAGTTGCTGAGGCTCGAAGCCCTCAGCAACAGTTTGCAACAAATCGCTGACATTCCAGAGAAAG AGCTGTACTCCCGCATAACAAAAGACAACCGCCCCAGTTATGGCCCAGCTGTGAAACTCACCTTCAACGAGTACGACATCTACGTCCCTGACGCGCCCTCTATCGGCCCCGCGTTCTTGCAAAACCTGCGCCACCTCCAAACCTTCAACTTCACCCCCAGCGACACCACCCTCACCGAGTACGTCTACCGAGTGGCCGAAGTGACCCAGAACCTCTACGACACCCTGAACTTGACCTCGCGCTTCCACGAGGGCACCTCGACGAACGTCGCCGCCATGGACCTGGACGACACCTACGCGTCGTTGACCAC AGGGTTGCACGGGATGTTCGGCTCCGGCGAGATCACCACCGGGGGCTACACCCTCGACGTGGGGGGCGCGCCTTGCGCCCGCCTGCCGATCATCATCACCGACGCCAACGCCATCTGCGGCCGGCGCCTGGTTCTGGGGGCGAACGACGCGGCGCTGGCGTCGCAACTGGTCATGGCGCTGCTGGTGGCCGGCGAGAACGTGAGCACGGCGGTGGAGGCCCCGCGGTTTCATATTCTCGCAGACGGGAGCATGGGGATCGAGGGGGCGCACTCGCCGGCGTTCGACGAGGATGTGTTGAAGTACCTGGAGACGTTGACGGCGAGTCCTGTTCTGGAGGCGGAGCCCTACGCGAGCAGCAACGTGGTGGAGAAGGTCAAGGACGATCTCAACTCGCACTCGGACAGCAGAGGTGGAGGGATTGCAAGCAGGTTCTAG
- the LOC138137190 gene encoding glutathione hydrolase 7-like isoform X2 has protein sequence MTTVGDAALETRENIPLQKGRKKSLCSCNEDYLSGSKFINTAFGTLTVIITAALLLQIYYGDYQVEPHGSVATDSLECSKIGTSILKNGGNSVDATIASAFCLAVVTPHLTSLDGEGILLVYNHRTRLVPDVINFSGGSTDSRSLPRLVVGLAFVHQMFGSLPWKDLVQPAADLARKGFLIPKMLVQAIREAKTEDLYGRLEAGQLLRLEALSNSLQQIADIPEKELYSRITKDNRPSYGPAVKLTFNEYDIYVPDAPSIGPAFLQNLRHLQTFNFTPSDTTLTEYVYRVAEVTQNLYDTLNLTSRFHEGTSTNVAAMDLDDTYASLTTGLHGMFGSGEITTGGYTLDVGGAPCARLPIIITDANAICGRRLVLGANDAALASQLVMALLVAGENVSTAVEAPRFHILADGSMGIEGAHSPAFDEDVLKYLETLTASPVLEAEPYASSNVVEKVKDDLNSHSDSRGGGIASRF, from the exons ATGACAACAGTGGGAGATGCTG CGTTAGAAACTCGGGAGAACATACCGTTACAAAAAGGACGGAAAAAGAGTTTGTGCAGTTGCAATGAAGACTACTTGAGCGGGTCCAAATTCATCAACACCGCTTTCGGTACTTTGACTGTGATCATCACGGCGGCATTGTTGCTGCAGATCTATTACGGGGATTATCAG gTCGAACCGCACGGAAGTGTCGCCACCGACAGTCTCGAGTGTTCCAAAATCGGAACgtctattttgaaaaatggcgGCAATTCAGTCGACGCCACCATCGCGAGCGCCTTTTGTTTGGCAGTGGTCACCCCACACTTGACGAGTCTCGACGG GGAGGGTATCCTGCTCGTGTACAACCACCGGACCAGGCTAGTTCCGGATGTGATCAACTTCAGCGGGGGCAGCACCGACTCGCGCTCGCTTCCGCGGCTGGTGGTGGGTCTGGCGTTCGTCCATCAGATGTTTGGGAGTTTGCCGTGGAAGGATTTGGTCCAACCGGCCGCAGACCTGGCCAG GAAGGGGTTTCTCATCCCTAAAATGCTGGTGCAAGCCATCCGCGAGGCCAAAACTGAAGACCTGTACGGTCGGTTGGAAGCGGGACAGTTGCTGAGGCTCGAAGCCCTCAGCAACAGTTTGCAACAAATCGCTGACATTCCAGAGAAAG AGCTGTACTCCCGCATAACAAAAGACAACCGCCCCAGTTATGGCCCAGCTGTGAAACTCACCTTCAACGAGTACGACATCTACGTCCCTGACGCGCCCTCTATCGGCCCCGCGTTCTTGCAAAACCTGCGCCACCTCCAAACCTTCAACTTCACCCCCAGCGACACCACCCTCACCGAGTACGTCTACCGAGTGGCCGAAGTGACCCAGAACCTCTACGACACCCTGAACTTGACCTCGCGCTTCCACGAGGGCACCTCGACGAACGTCGCCGCCATGGACCTGGACGACACCTACGCGTCGTTGACCAC AGGGTTGCACGGGATGTTCGGCTCCGGCGAGATCACCACCGGGGGCTACACCCTCGACGTGGGGGGCGCGCCTTGCGCCCGCCTGCCGATCATCATCACCGACGCCAACGCCATCTGCGGCCGGCGCCTGGTTCTGGGGGCGAACGACGCGGCGCTGGCGTCGCAACTGGTCATGGCGCTGCTGGTGGCCGGCGAGAACGTGAGCACGGCGGTGGAGGCCCCGCGGTTTCATATTCTCGCAGACGGGAGCATGGGGATCGAGGGGGCGCACTCGCCGGCGTTCGACGAGGATGTGTTGAAGTACCTGGAGACGTTGACGGCGAGTCCTGTTCTGGAGGCGGAGCCCTACGCGAGCAGCAACGTGGTGGAGAAGGTCAAGGACGATCTCAACTCGCACTCGGACAGCAGAGGTGGAGGGATTGCAAGCAGGTTCTAG
- the IFT46 gene encoding intraflagellar transport protein 46 homolog isoform X1, with product MQRSFSIVEDGDATEDYDDEQVLKKYGSALADRRNSQSISDFEKNLAKMASRQPSSREMDFDEMPHPDKQLSKLASPGPSGRQTVVRTRPLNKSRLSSESDLDESDDDDKTKGTIPGEYDAKQYEDLDVNSDTKEVFQYITKYIPQQMSLDHKFKPFVPEFLPAVGDIDAFLKVLPPAGLLSGENFAADQQLGLVVLDEPAANQSDSALLHLQLRAESVSTTNDSDVVVKKLDNVEKNTKIIDKWIKDISALHKSKSFPAVRYTEPMPDLDELMQEWPEEMEKRLRENGFPEPSGSLGEYVDEVCGVLQIPVKNKIQSLHLLFSLYAAVKSSQLYKSAQLEKAEVNEEESLTTVADQLVLE from the exons ATGCAGAGGTCTTTTTCGATAGTGGAG GATGGAGACGCAACTGAAGATTATGACGACGAGCAAGTTCTTAAAAAGTATGGGAGCGCCTTGGCCGACAGGAGAAATTCGCAGAGTATCAGCGACTTCGAGAAGAATTTAGCGAAAATGGCCTCGCGACAG CCTTCATCCCGCGAGATGGATTTCGATGAgatgccccacccggacaAGCAGTTGTCGAAACTCGCGAGTCCAGGTCCTTCCGGTCGTCAAACTGTTGTCCGTACCAGACCTTTGAATAAAAGTCGATTGTCAAGTGAGAGTGATCTGGACGAAAGCGACGACGACGACAAAACAAAAGGTACAATCCCAGGCGAGTACGACGCCAAACAGTACGAAGATCTGGACGTGAACTCTGACACCAAGGAGGTGTTTCAGTATATAACCAA GTACATTCCACAACAGATGAGTCTCGACCACAAATTCAAACCGTTCGTGCCTGAATTCTTGCCAGCCGTGGGCGACATCGACGCCTTTTTGAAAGTGCTACCTCCTGCAGGTTTGCTTTCGGGGGAGAATTTCGCGGCCGACCAGCAACTAGGTCTGGTGGTTCTGGACGAACCCGCCGCCAATCAGAGCGACTCGGCACTGCTGCATCTGCAGCTCCGAGCCGAATCGGTCAGCACGACGAACGACAGCGACGTG GTGGTCAAAAAACTGGACAACGTCGagaaaaacaccaaaatcATTGACAAATGGATCAAGGACATATCGGCCCTGCACAAGAGCAAGTCGTTCCCGGCGGTTAGATATACAGA GCCGATGCCAGATCTGGACGAGTTGATGCAAGAGTGGCCCGAGGAAATGGAAAAACGGTTGAGGGAAAACGGATTTCCGGAACCGAGCGGCAGTTTGGGGGAGTACGTCGATGAGGTTTGCGGGGTGCTGCAGATAcctgtcaaaaacaaaatacagtCGTTGCATTTGTTGTTTTCGTTGTACGCGGCCGTCAAGAGTTCGCAGTTGTACAAGAGCGCCCAGTTGGAGAAGGCGGAGGTGAACGAGGAAGAGTCTTTGACGACTGTGGCCGATCAGTTGGTGTTGGAGTGA
- the IFT46 gene encoding intraflagellar transport protein 46 homolog isoform X2 gives MDFDEMPHPDKQLSKLASPGPSGRQTVVRTRPLNKSRLSSESDLDESDDDDKTKGTIPGEYDAKQYEDLDVNSDTKEVFQYITKYIPQQMSLDHKFKPFVPEFLPAVGDIDAFLKVLPPAGLLSGENFAADQQLGLVVLDEPAANQSDSALLHLQLRAESVSTTNDSDVVVKKLDNVEKNTKIIDKWIKDISALHKSKSFPAVRYTEPMPDLDELMQEWPEEMEKRLRENGFPEPSGSLGEYVDEVCGVLQIPVKNKIQSLHLLFSLYAAVKSSQLYKSAQLEKAEVNEEESLTTVADQLVLE, from the exons ATGGATTTCGATGAgatgccccacccggacaAGCAGTTGTCGAAACTCGCGAGTCCAGGTCCTTCCGGTCGTCAAACTGTTGTCCGTACCAGACCTTTGAATAAAAGTCGATTGTCAAGTGAGAGTGATCTGGACGAAAGCGACGACGACGACAAAACAAAAGGTACAATCCCAGGCGAGTACGACGCCAAACAGTACGAAGATCTGGACGTGAACTCTGACACCAAGGAGGTGTTTCAGTATATAACCAA GTACATTCCACAACAGATGAGTCTCGACCACAAATTCAAACCGTTCGTGCCTGAATTCTTGCCAGCCGTGGGCGACATCGACGCCTTTTTGAAAGTGCTACCTCCTGCAGGTTTGCTTTCGGGGGAGAATTTCGCGGCCGACCAGCAACTAGGTCTGGTGGTTCTGGACGAACCCGCCGCCAATCAGAGCGACTCGGCACTGCTGCATCTGCAGCTCCGAGCCGAATCGGTCAGCACGACGAACGACAGCGACGTG GTGGTCAAAAAACTGGACAACGTCGagaaaaacaccaaaatcATTGACAAATGGATCAAGGACATATCGGCCCTGCACAAGAGCAAGTCGTTCCCGGCGGTTAGATATACAGA GCCGATGCCAGATCTGGACGAGTTGATGCAAGAGTGGCCCGAGGAAATGGAAAAACGGTTGAGGGAAAACGGATTTCCGGAACCGAGCGGCAGTTTGGGGGAGTACGTCGATGAGGTTTGCGGGGTGCTGCAGATAcctgtcaaaaacaaaatacagtCGTTGCATTTGTTGTTTTCGTTGTACGCGGCCGTCAAGAGTTCGCAGTTGTACAAGAGCGCCCAGTTGGAGAAGGCGGAGGTGAACGAGGAAGAGTCTTTGACGACTGTGGCCGATCAGTTGGTGTTGGAGTGA